The following proteins come from a genomic window of Actinacidiphila yeochonensis CN732:
- a CDS encoding MCE family protein, giving the protein MPTRTVLLKNLAFLVVAVTVIVWIGVRYADLGRYVGLGGYYTVTVQLPEAGGLYEHADVTYRGVSVGRVGTIRLTGDGVAAQLRIDDSAPHIPADLDAVVASLSAVGEQYVDLRPRTSDGPYLHGGSTIAKADAKVPAPVTDVLSSVNDLAASVPLAALRTDVDELGQAFAGQGDNLQQLLDSSGEFISSADANLPTDTKLVDDAQTVLATQAGESGAIASFASGARRLAAQLDDSDTDLRRLIAAAPDATGQVSGLLRDVGPQLSIVLANLLTTSDVAVTRQAGIQELLVRLPAAAAAGATTVHDGALHLGMATTFFQPLPCTTGYGGTTYRNGLDTSAPATVFNTAARCTEPASSGTDVRGSANAPYGGGVPAAVQPGSVLSGAAAGSGSGSGTSGSAAGSGSGASGSGAAVALPGALGLPGVPAGGPTTMAGLLGLEGS; this is encoded by the coding sequence ATGCCGACCCGGACCGTCCTGCTGAAGAACCTCGCCTTCCTCGTCGTGGCCGTCACCGTCATCGTCTGGATCGGCGTCCGCTACGCCGACCTCGGCCGCTACGTGGGCCTGGGCGGCTACTACACCGTGACCGTCCAACTCCCCGAGGCCGGCGGCCTGTACGAGCACGCCGACGTCACCTACCGGGGGGTGTCCGTCGGCCGGGTCGGCACCATCCGGCTCACCGGCGACGGGGTCGCGGCCCAACTGCGGATCGACGACTCGGCGCCGCACATCCCCGCCGACCTCGACGCCGTCGTCGCCAGCCTCTCCGCCGTCGGCGAGCAGTACGTGGACCTGCGGCCACGCACCTCCGACGGCCCCTACCTGCACGGCGGTTCCACCATCGCCAAGGCCGACGCGAAGGTGCCCGCGCCCGTCACCGACGTGCTCTCCAGCGTCAACGACCTTGCCGCGTCCGTGCCGTTGGCGGCGCTCCGCACCGACGTGGACGAACTCGGCCAGGCGTTCGCCGGGCAGGGTGACAACCTCCAGCAACTCCTGGACTCCAGCGGCGAGTTCATCTCCAGCGCCGACGCCAACCTGCCCACCGACACCAAGCTGGTGGACGACGCGCAGACCGTGCTGGCCACCCAGGCCGGCGAGAGCGGCGCCATCGCCTCCTTCGCCAGCGGCGCCAGGCGGCTCGCCGCCCAGCTCGACGACTCCGACACCGACCTGCGCCGCCTGATCGCCGCCGCGCCGGACGCGACGGGTCAGGTCAGCGGCCTGCTGCGGGACGTGGGACCGCAGCTGAGCATCGTCCTCGCCAACCTCCTCACCACCTCCGACGTGGCCGTCACCCGGCAGGCCGGCATCCAGGAGCTGCTGGTCCGGCTGCCCGCCGCGGCCGCCGCCGGCGCCACCACCGTCCACGACGGCGCGCTGCACCTCGGCATGGCCACCACCTTCTTCCAGCCGCTGCCCTGCACCACCGGGTACGGCGGCACCACCTACCGCAACGGCCTGGACACCAGCGCGCCCGCCACCGTCTTCAACACCGCCGCCCGCTGCACCGAGCCCGCCTCCTCCGGCACCGACGTCCGCGGCTCCGCCAACGCCCCCTACGGCGGCGGCGTGCCCGCGGCGGTCCAGCCCGGCTCGGTGCTCTCCGGCGCCGCGGCCGGCTCCGGTTCCGGTTCCGGGACTTCCGGGTCCGCGGCCGGTTCGGGTTCCGGGGCCTCCGGTTCCGGGGCCGCCGTGGCGCTGCCCGGGGCGCTCGGCCTGCCCGGGGTGCCGGCGGGCGGCCCCACCACGATGGCCGGCCTGCTCGGCCTGGAGGGCTCATGA
- a CDS encoding MCE family protein: MTPRQHPARTATRTAARPPGRSHPRRLAAAGLLTAGALALTGCSWTNVQDMPLPGGADLGSHPYTVRARFADVLDLVPQASVRVNEVAVGRVTKIALAPDGWTAMVTMKVNGGVRLAPDATAHLEQSSLLGEKYIELADPSGTQASAGRLADGATIPISRTNRNPEVEEVLGALSLLLNGGGVQQLHTITTELNKALSGNEPAVRDTLGKVDTLVTQLDGHRQDITRALDGVNQLSATLAARDQKIDTVLTGLSPGLKVLEQQRGALVTMLQSLDTLSGVAVDTVNRSKDDMVADLKALAPTLQRLADAGADLPDSLQVLLTYPFTDQVVNGVKGDYLNVYLDLTAQPGTQVIPELPAAENSYPPVQPFTAAEARKTADALETEGRKAAGATGTAGTAAKKGTTATTGSTAGKTGAPTASPSAGPTAALPLPLPTVSAPTATGPATGSASGSAAGSATGPDAASTTAGGR, translated from the coding sequence ATGACGCCCCGCCAGCACCCGGCCCGCACCGCCACCCGCACCGCCGCCCGCCCGCCCGGCCGCTCCCACCCCCGCCGGCTCGCCGCGGCCGGCCTGCTCACCGCCGGGGCCCTCGCCCTGACCGGCTGCTCCTGGACCAACGTGCAGGACATGCCGCTGCCCGGCGGTGCCGACCTCGGCAGCCACCCCTACACCGTCAGGGCGCGCTTCGCCGACGTGCTCGACCTCGTCCCGCAGGCGTCGGTCCGCGTCAACGAGGTCGCCGTCGGCCGGGTCACGAAGATCGCGCTCGCCCCGGACGGCTGGACCGCCATGGTCACCATGAAGGTCAACGGCGGCGTCCGCCTGGCCCCCGACGCCACCGCCCACCTGGAGCAGTCCAGCCTGCTCGGCGAGAAGTACATCGAACTCGCCGACCCCTCCGGCACCCAGGCGTCCGCCGGACGGCTCGCCGACGGCGCCACCATCCCGATCTCCCGCACCAACCGCAACCCCGAGGTCGAGGAGGTGCTCGGCGCGCTGTCGCTGCTGCTCAACGGCGGCGGCGTCCAGCAGCTGCACACCATCACCACCGAGCTGAACAAGGCGCTCTCGGGCAACGAGCCGGCGGTACGGGACACCCTCGGCAAGGTCGACACCCTGGTCACCCAGCTCGACGGCCACCGCCAGGACATCACCCGGGCGCTCGACGGCGTCAACCAGCTCTCCGCCACCCTCGCCGCCCGCGACCAGAAGATCGACACCGTCCTGACCGGCCTCAGCCCCGGCCTGAAGGTGCTGGAGCAGCAGCGCGGCGCCCTGGTCACCATGCTCCAGTCGCTCGACACCCTCTCCGGGGTGGCCGTCGACACCGTCAACCGCAGCAAGGACGACATGGTTGCCGACCTCAAGGCCCTCGCGCCCACCCTCCAGCGCCTCGCCGACGCCGGCGCCGACCTGCCCGACTCCCTCCAGGTGCTGCTCACCTACCCGTTCACCGACCAGGTGGTGAACGGCGTGAAGGGCGACTACCTCAACGTCTACCTGGACCTGACGGCCCAGCCCGGCACCCAGGTCATCCCCGAACTGCCCGCGGCGGAGAACTCCTACCCGCCCGTCCAGCCCTTCACCGCCGCCGAGGCCCGCAAGACCGCCGACGCGCTGGAGACCGAGGGGCGCAAGGCGGCGGGCGCGACGGGCACCGCGGGCACGGCGGCGAAGAAGGGGACGACGGCGACGACGGGGTCGACGGCGGGGAAGACCGGTGCGCCGACGGCCAGCCCCTCCGCCGGTCCTACCGCCGCGCTGCCACTGCCGCTGCCGACCGTCAGCGCGCCGACGGCCACGGGTCCGGCCACCGGGTCCGCGTCCGGCTCCGCCGCCGGGTCGGCCACGGGTCCGGACGCTGCCTCGACCACTGCCGGAGGCCGCTGA